A single Muntiacus reevesi chromosome 9, mMunRee1.1, whole genome shotgun sequence DNA region contains:
- the C9H11orf91 gene encoding uncharacterized protein C11orf91 homolog: protein MPKGRRGSQSPAMSQRPAPPLYFPSLYDRGLSSSPLSDFNIWKKLFVPLKPGGAPAAGGRSLPQAPSAAAPPPPPGLGPPSERPCPPPWPSGLASIPYEPLRFFYSPPPGPEAAASPLVPGPTTSRLASASQPEELCELEIRIKELELLTITGDGFDSQRYKFLKALKDEKLQGLKTRQPGKKSASLS from the exons ATGCCGAAGGGGCGGCGCGGCAGCCAGAGCCCCGCGATGAGCCAGCGACCGGCTCCGCCCCTCTACTTCCCATCCCTCTACGACCGCGGCCTCTCCTCGTCGCCGCTCAGCGacttcaacatctggaagaaGCTCTTCGTGCCGCTGAAGCCTGGAGGGGCGCCGGCGGCGGGGGGCCGGTCCCTGCCCCAGGCGCCCTCGGCCGCAGCGCCCCCGCCGCCACCAGGCCTGGGTCCCCCTAGTGAGCGCCCTTGTCCGCCGCCCTGGCCCTCCGGCCTGGCCTCCATCCCCTACGAGCCTCTGCGCTTCTTTTACTCTCCACCGCCCGGGCCCGAGGCAGCGGCCTCCCCGCTGGTTCCCGGCCCCACGACCTCCCGGCTAGCCTCTGCCTCCCAGCCCGAGGAACTGTGCGAGCTGGAGATCCGGATTAAGGAGCTGGAGCTGCTGACCATAACTGGGGACGGCTTCGACTCCCAGCGCT ATAAATTCTTGAAGGCGCTGAAGGATGAAAAGTTACAAGGCCTGAAGACCAGGCAGCCTGGGAAGAAGTCGGCCTCTCTCTCCTGA